One segment of Aquimarina sp. BL5 DNA contains the following:
- the egtD gene encoding L-histidine N(alpha)-methyltransferase: protein MNSKDQSVLTCTFGKEVHEGLTTFPKYLSSKFFYDEVGDKLFQKIMDLPEYYLTNAEYDIFQLHKTDILQSFDTHKEGFDLVELGAGDGKKTKVLLNELLDQKYPVTYHPIDISENAIDGLVKNLFEELPTLKVQGQIGEYFEVLDKLKHISDRKKVIMVLGSNIGNLLHPRAIQFLKKLNAVMHPDDLIFIGFDQKKHPQKVLDAYNDKSGVTAAFNKNVLARINKELDGNFDLDSFIHWEVYDPETGTAKSYLVSTKKQTVDIDCLSLQVHFEAWESIHTEISQKYDDDTVKWLAEESGFKITSSFTDENEYYKNYVFKKSE, encoded by the coding sequence ATGAATTCAAAAGATCAAAGCGTATTAACTTGTACTTTCGGTAAAGAAGTGCATGAAGGACTAACAACTTTCCCTAAATATTTATCCTCTAAGTTCTTTTATGATGAAGTAGGGGATAAGCTTTTTCAAAAGATAATGGATTTACCAGAGTATTATCTTACTAATGCAGAATATGATATTTTTCAATTACATAAAACCGATATTTTACAAAGTTTCGATACTCATAAAGAAGGTTTTGATCTTGTAGAATTAGGTGCTGGTGATGGTAAAAAAACCAAGGTATTACTAAACGAATTACTTGATCAAAAATACCCTGTTACTTATCATCCGATAGATATTAGTGAAAATGCGATTGATGGATTAGTCAAAAATCTTTTTGAAGAATTACCTACTCTTAAAGTACAGGGCCAGATAGGAGAATATTTTGAAGTTTTAGATAAACTAAAACATATTAGTGATCGTAAAAAAGTGATTATGGTTTTGGGATCTAATATAGGTAACCTATTACACCCAAGAGCTATTCAGTTTTTGAAAAAGTTGAATGCCGTAATGCATCCCGATGATCTTATATTTATAGGTTTTGATCAAAAGAAACATCCACAGAAAGTTTTAGATGCCTATAACGACAAATCTGGTGTGACTGCAGCATTTAATAAAAATGTTTTAGCAAGAATCAATAAAGAACTTGATGGTAATTTTGATTTAGATTCTTTTATCCATTGGGAGGTATATGATCCAGAAACAGGAACAGCCAAAAGCTATCTTGTAAGTACAAAAAAGCAAACTGTAGATATCGATTGTTTGTCTTTGCAAGTGCATTTTGAAGCTTGGGAAAGCATTCATACCGAGATTTCTCAGAAGTATGATGATGATACGGTTAAGTGGTTGGCAGAGGAATCAGGATTTAAAATTACGAGTTCTTTTACTGATGAAAATGAGTATTATAAAAATTATGTGTTTAAAAAGTCGGAATAG
- the egtB gene encoding ergothioneine biosynthesis protein EgtB → MVITDNLLSSLLETRAHSEEICASLQTEDYVVQPIVDVSPPKWHLGHTTWFFEEFILSKYKAGYARFHDNFAYVFNSYYESIGKRVIRTNRGNLSRPTVSEVYEYRDYVTNNLHSLLEEVDNKEIRSLVEIGIHHEKQHQELLLTDIKYILGNNPLLPKYNDTFNENPNIQSSSGYHTMSEDIYEIGYRGDDFCYDNELGVHKVFLEEYSIAKSLVTNKEYLEFIDDNGYGNSLLWHAEAWDWIKNNHIKTPLYWHEIDSKYHQYTLRGLKTLDLNAPVTHISYYEAFAFSQWKGERIPTEFEWEAAQQFFDWGSRWEWTESAYLPYPNYSKAPGALGEYNGKFMVNQKVLRGGSVATPKNHTRPTYRNFFHPQLRWQFNGLRLIKNK, encoded by the coding sequence ATGGTAATAACTGATAATTTACTTTCTTCTTTGTTAGAGACTAGAGCTCATTCAGAAGAAATTTGTGCTTCACTTCAGACCGAAGATTACGTAGTTCAACCTATAGTAGATGTTTCTCCTCCAAAATGGCACTTAGGTCATACTACTTGGTTTTTTGAAGAGTTTATTCTTTCTAAATATAAAGCAGGTTACGCTCGGTTTCACGATAATTTCGCATATGTTTTTAATAGTTATTACGAAAGTATCGGTAAACGTGTGATAAGAACTAATAGGGGAAATCTTTCCAGGCCTACCGTTAGTGAAGTATACGAGTATAGAGATTATGTAACTAATAATTTACATTCTTTATTGGAAGAGGTGGATAATAAAGAAATTAGATCTCTTGTAGAGATAGGTATCCATCATGAAAAACAACATCAAGAATTATTACTTACGGATATTAAATATATATTAGGAAATAATCCATTATTGCCTAAGTATAATGATACTTTTAACGAAAATCCTAATATCCAATCTTCTTCAGGGTATCATACTATGAGTGAGGATATATATGAGATTGGTTATAGAGGCGACGATTTTTGCTATGATAATGAGTTAGGAGTTCATAAGGTGTTTTTAGAAGAATATAGCATAGCCAAAAGCCTTGTAACGAATAAAGAGTATTTAGAATTTATTGATGATAATGGTTATGGAAATAGCCTTTTATGGCATGCAGAAGCCTGGGATTGGATAAAGAATAATCATATAAAAACACCTTTGTACTGGCATGAAATTGATTCAAAATATCATCAATATACGCTAAGAGGATTAAAGACTCTAGATCTTAATGCTCCAGTAACGCATATATCTTATTATGAAGCATTTGCCTTTTCTCAATGGAAGGGAGAACGCATCCCAACAGAATTTGAATGGGAAGCGGCGCAACAATTTTTTGATTGGGGGTCAAGATGGGAGTGGACAGAAAGTGCTTATCTACCTTACCCTAATTATTCCAAAGCTCCTGGAGCTCTGGGAGAGTACAACGGCAAGTTTATGGTTAATCAAAAAGTACTTAGAGGAGGTTCTGTAGCTACTCCTAAAAATCATACAAGACCAACGTATCGTAACTTTTTTCACCCGCAGCTAAGATGGCAATTTAATGGATTGCGATTAATAAAAAATAAATAA
- a CDS encoding energy transducer TonB has protein sequence MKKLLLILTILCSTFLFAQDNIILSKENANEKGITPMWPKCEDSRQGPLKCFDNSLRNHIIRNFRYPEIAEKDGLEGTVTVEFIINNKGKPEVIDVKGAHRYLQREAVRIIRAIPKMKPGKWGKKPIAVAYEVPITFIKPK, from the coding sequence ATGAAAAAACTACTACTTATTTTAACAATTTTATGCTCAACTTTTTTGTTTGCTCAGGATAATATTATTCTGTCTAAGGAAAATGCAAATGAAAAAGGAATAACACCTATGTGGCCTAAATGTGAAGATTCCAGACAGGGTCCACTTAAGTGTTTTGATAATAGTTTGAGAAATCACATTATTAGAAATTTTAGATACCCCGAAATTGCCGAAAAAGACGGATTAGAGGGTACCGTTACTGTGGAATTTATAATTAATAACAAAGGGAAGCCGGAGGTAATAGATGTAAAAGGCGCTCATAGATATCTTCAGAGAGAAGCTGTTAGGATTATAAGAGCAATTCCTAAGATGAAACCAGGTAAATGGGGTAAAAAGCCCATTGCCGTTGCTTATGAAGTGCCAATTACTTTTATTAAACCAAAATAA
- a CDS encoding thymidylate synthase codes for MKQYLDLVRHVLENGNEKGDRTGTGTKSVFGYQMRFDLSEGFPMVTTKKLHLKSIIYELLWFLNGDTNVKYLQENGVRIWNEWADENGDLGPVYGHQWRNWNGDEIDQIKEIIDALKNNPNSRRMLVSAWNPSVLPDTSKSFSENVANGKAALPPCHAFFQFYVADGKLSCQLYQRSADIFLGVPFNIASYALFTMMMAQVCGYDPGEFIHTFGDAHIYNNHIEQLELQLSRTPRKLPTIRINPEVKNIFGFVFDDFILEDYNPHPHIKGAVAV; via the coding sequence ATGAAGCAATATCTTGATCTAGTGCGACACGTGCTGGAAAATGGCAATGAAAAAGGAGATCGAACAGGAACTGGAACTAAAAGTGTTTTTGGTTATCAAATGCGTTTTGATCTGAGTGAAGGCTTTCCAATGGTTACTACAAAGAAACTACATCTTAAATCAATTATTTATGAGTTGCTATGGTTTCTGAATGGAGATACCAATGTTAAGTATTTACAAGAGAATGGAGTTCGTATTTGGAATGAATGGGCAGATGAAAATGGAGATCTAGGGCCTGTTTATGGACACCAATGGCGTAATTGGAATGGTGATGAAATTGATCAGATTAAAGAAATCATAGACGCGTTAAAAAATAATCCAAACAGCAGAAGAATGTTGGTATCAGCTTGGAATCCTAGTGTTTTGCCAGATACCTCAAAATCTTTTTCTGAGAACGTGGCAAATGGTAAAGCAGCATTGCCTCCGTGTCATGCTTTTTTTCAGTTTTATGTTGCAGATGGAAAACTATCTTGTCAATTATATCAAAGAAGTGCCGATATATTTCTAGGAGTACCTTTCAATATAGCATCTTACGCTTTATTTACTATGATGATGGCGCAAGTATGCGGATATGACCCAGGAGAGTTTATACATACGTTTGGAGATGCTCATATATATAATAATCATATAGAACAATTAGAATTACAGTTATCCAGAACCCCAAGAAAATTACCAACCATAAGGATCAATCCTGAGGTGAAAAATATTTTTGGCTTCGTTTTTGATGACTTCATACTGGAAGACTATAATCCGCATCCTCATATAAAGGGTGCAGTTGCAGTTTAA
- a CDS encoding NupC/NupG family nucleoside CNT transporter: MKKGLLSFLLSLFAFTVISAQSIEKKWVLKSVKGESENTFQVGEKDYLLLDKGLFSYSFNDQLEILNGDYVTQNKVLLFFPERVEDSIIKYKIQSITDSTLVLSKKDLMYSLVVKKKIAEVVPVVAKNELIPNQGFSFTSFWRGVLGMLTLLLIAFLFSSNRKAINWKTVGLGVGFQLIIAIGVLRVPFVQTIFEWVGGLFVSVLDFTRAGSKFLFEGLVVDMDTFGFIFAFQVLPTIIFFSALTSLLFYLGIIQRVVKGLAWLLTKALKISGAESLSVAGNIFLGQTEAPLLIKAYLEKMNKSEMLLVMIGGMATVAGAVLAAYIGFLGGDDPVLRLQFAKHLLAASVMAAPGAIVISKILFPQTEEINTDVHVSSEKIGSNILDAIANGTTEGLRLAVNVGAMLLVFVAFIAMLNGMLSWVGDITSINAWIASNTVYENLSLELILGYLFSPLMWLIGVAKEDIALMGQLLGIKLAASEFVGYIQLADLKNITNATHLTYNKSVIMATYMLCGFANFASIGIQIGGIGSLAPGQRKTLSEFGMKALIGGTIASLLSATIAGMIIG; the protein is encoded by the coding sequence ATGAAAAAAGGACTATTATCTTTCCTGTTATCATTATTTGCTTTTACTGTAATCTCGGCTCAATCTATTGAGAAAAAGTGGGTTTTAAAAAGTGTAAAAGGAGAGTCTGAAAATACTTTTCAAGTCGGAGAGAAAGATTATTTACTTTTGGATAAAGGTTTGTTTTCTTACTCGTTTAATGACCAATTAGAAATACTTAATGGTGATTATGTAACACAAAATAAGGTGCTGCTTTTTTTTCCAGAAAGAGTTGAAGATTCTATCATAAAATACAAAATTCAAAGCATTACTGATTCTACCTTGGTTTTATCAAAAAAGGATCTTATGTATTCCCTTGTTGTTAAAAAGAAAATAGCTGAAGTAGTTCCAGTAGTAGCAAAGAATGAACTGATCCCGAATCAAGGGTTTTCTTTTACAAGTTTTTGGAGAGGAGTTTTAGGTATGTTAACGCTCTTGTTAATTGCGTTTTTATTTAGTAGCAATAGAAAGGCTATTAATTGGAAAACAGTTGGATTAGGTGTCGGGTTTCAATTAATTATTGCTATTGGAGTTTTAAGAGTGCCTTTTGTTCAAACTATATTTGAATGGGTTGGAGGCCTTTTTGTTAGTGTTTTAGACTTTACTAGAGCGGGAAGTAAATTCCTGTTCGAAGGTTTAGTTGTAGATATGGATACCTTTGGTTTTATATTCGCATTTCAAGTATTGCCTACTATTATATTCTTTTCGGCTTTAACCTCCTTGTTATTTTATTTGGGTATTATTCAGAGAGTAGTAAAAGGCTTAGCTTGGTTATTAACTAAGGCTTTAAAGATATCAGGAGCAGAAAGTTTAAGTGTTGCGGGTAATATATTTTTGGGCCAAACTGAAGCACCTCTCTTAATTAAGGCATATTTAGAAAAGATGAATAAGTCTGAAATGCTATTGGTTATGATTGGCGGCATGGCTACAGTTGCAGGAGCTGTACTAGCAGCTTATATTGGATTTTTAGGCGGAGATGACCCAGTTTTAAGGTTGCAATTTGCAAAACACCTGTTAGCGGCATCAGTAATGGCAGCGCCAGGAGCAATTGTTATTTCTAAAATACTATTTCCGCAAACAGAAGAAATTAATACAGACGTACATGTTTCTTCCGAAAAAATAGGATCTAATATTTTAGACGCTATTGCTAATGGAACAACTGAAGGCTTAAGGCTAGCTGTAAATGTTGGTGCTATGTTATTAGTATTTGTAGCTTTTATTGCTATGCTGAATGGTATGTTAAGTTGGGTTGGAGACATCACCTCTATAAACGCTTGGATAGCATCAAACACAGTTTACGAAAACTTATCTCTTGAGCTTATTTTAGGATATCTTTTTTCACCATTAATGTGGTTGATCGGAGTTGCTAAAGAAGATATTGCTTTAATGGGCCAGCTTCTCGGGATAAAACTAGCAGCTAGTGAGTTCGTTGGTTATATACAATTAGCAGATTTAAAAAATATAACAAATGCCACGCATTTAACCTATAACAAATCTGTTATAATGGCTACTTATATGTTGTGCGGATTTGCGAATTTTGCATCTATAGGAATTCAAATCGGTGGGATTGGATCGCTTGCTCCGGGACAACGAAAAACATTATCAGAGTTTGGAATGAAAGCACTGATCGGAGGAACTATCGCTTCATTATTGTCAGCTACGATTGCCGGAATGATTATTGGATAA
- a CDS encoding bifunctional nuclease family protein, which produces MSLVRLNIKGISYSQTQNGAYALILSEVDGEKKLPIVIGAFEAQSIAIALEKEIKPPRPLTHDLFKNFADRFDVVVKQVIIHKLVDGVFYSSIICERDKIEEIIDARTSDAIALALRFQAPIFTYKNILDQAGIYLKVNPKKADEDDPESLLVDELVSDDVEMVGKETSYQDLSLEELNRMLEQAVANEDYELAARIRDEISKRG; this is translated from the coding sequence ATGAGTTTAGTTCGTCTGAACATAAAAGGAATATCGTACAGTCAAACCCAAAATGGTGCTTATGCATTGATTTTAAGCGAGGTAGATGGGGAAAAAAAATTGCCAATTGTTATTGGTGCATTCGAAGCACAATCCATAGCAATAGCGTTAGAGAAGGAGATTAAACCTCCCCGTCCATTAACTCATGACTTATTTAAAAACTTCGCTGATCGATTTGATGTAGTTGTTAAGCAAGTAATTATACATAAACTGGTGGATGGCGTTTTTTATTCTAGTATCATTTGTGAACGTGATAAAATCGAAGAGATTATTGATGCTAGAACTAGTGATGCTATCGCTTTAGCATTGCGTTTTCAAGCACCTATATTTACGTACAAGAATATTTTGGATCAAGCTGGAATTTATTTAAAAGTAAATCCTAAAAAAGCCGATGAAGACGATCCCGAAAGCCTGTTGGTAGATGAATTGGTTTCTGATGATGTGGAAATGGTGGGCAAGGAAACCAGTTATCAGGATTTATCTCTCGAAGAATTGAATCGAATGCTTGAACAAGCAGTCGCTAATGAGGACTATGAATTAGCAGCAAGAATCAGAGATGAAATTTCAAAACGTGGTTAA
- a CDS encoding electron transfer flavoprotein subunit alpha/FixB family protein: protein MSVLVYTESEGGKFKKAAFEVASYAKEVANMLGTTVTAVSVNADDSSELGNYGVDKVLEIKNEKLTTFNAKAYADSLKQAADKEGAKVVVVSSSADSKFLASMLAVNLNAGYASNVVALPESASPFTVKRTAFTNKAFNITEISTDVKVIGLSNNAFGLKEASGAAAVEGFDPSLSDEDFTVNVTSVDRATDKVSIADAEVVVSGGRGLKGPENWGMIEELADVLGAATACSKPVSDMGWRPHGEHVGQTGKPVATNLYIAVGISGAIQHLAGINSSKVKVVINNDPEAPFFKAADYGIVGDAFEVVPQLIEKLKEFKANNA, encoded by the coding sequence ATGTCAGTTTTAGTATACACAGAAAGTGAAGGAGGAAAGTTTAAAAAAGCAGCCTTCGAAGTAGCATCCTATGCAAAAGAGGTTGCTAATATGCTCGGTACTACAGTTACCGCCGTTAGTGTTAATGCCGATGATAGTAGTGAGCTTGGGAACTATGGTGTAGATAAAGTATTAGAAATTAAAAATGAGAAACTAACTACTTTTAATGCAAAAGCGTATGCGGATTCATTAAAACAAGCAGCAGATAAAGAAGGTGCTAAAGTAGTAGTAGTAAGTTCTAGTGCAGATAGTAAGTTTTTGGCATCTATGTTAGCTGTAAATCTTAATGCAGGATATGCTTCTAATGTTGTTGCTTTGCCAGAAAGTGCTTCTCCTTTTACAGTAAAGCGAACAGCTTTTACGAATAAAGCATTTAACATTACTGAAATCTCAACAGATGTTAAGGTTATAGGATTGTCAAATAATGCTTTTGGACTTAAAGAAGCTTCAGGTGCAGCCGCGGTTGAAGGGTTTGATCCTTCATTATCTGATGAAGATTTTACAGTTAATGTAACTTCAGTGGACAGAGCTACTGATAAAGTTTCTATAGCAGATGCAGAAGTTGTAGTTTCTGGAGGAAGAGGTCTTAAAGGGCCAGAAAACTGGGGAATGATAGAGGAACTTGCAGATGTTCTTGGAGCAGCTACAGCTTGTTCTAAGCCAGTTAGTGATATGGGATGGAGACCTCACGGAGAACATGTTGGTCAAACAGGAAAACCTGTGGCAACTAACTTGTATATCGCTGTAGGAATTTCAGGAGCTATTCAGCATCTTGCAGGTATCAATTCTAGTAAGGTGAAAGTAGTAATCAATAATGATCCGGAAGCACCATTCTTTAAGGCTGCAGATTATGGGATTGTTGGTGATGCCTTTGAGGTAGTACCTCAGTTAATCGAAAAATTAAAGGAATTTAAGGCGAATAACGCATAA
- a CDS encoding electron transfer flavoprotein subunit beta/FixA family protein encodes MKILVCISHVPDTTSKINFTEGDTKFDTNGVQFVINPNDEFGLTRAMWFKEKQGASVDVVNVGGAETEPTLRKALAIGADNAIRVNTEATDGFYVAKQLAKVVQDGGYDLVIAGRESIDYNGGMVPGMLAALTEANFVNTCIGLEVEGDTATAIREIDGGKETSTTKLPLVVGGQKGLVEESDLRIPNMRGIMMARKKPLTVVDAVETSQETKAVKFEKPAPKGEVTLVSPDNVGQLVELLHNEAKAI; translated from the coding sequence ATGAAGATATTAGTTTGTATTAGCCATGTGCCAGACACTACTTCTAAAATTAATTTTACAGAAGGGGATACTAAATTTGACACAAATGGAGTACAGTTTGTAATTAATCCTAATGATGAGTTCGGATTGACCCGTGCTATGTGGTTTAAGGAAAAGCAAGGTGCATCTGTTGATGTAGTAAATGTTGGTGGAGCAGAAACAGAGCCTACTCTAAGAAAAGCGTTAGCAATCGGAGCAGATAATGCGATTAGAGTAAATACAGAGGCTACTGACGGTTTTTATGTAGCTAAGCAATTAGCAAAAGTAGTGCAAGATGGAGGTTATGATCTTGTAATTGCAGGAAGAGAGTCAATTGATTATAATGGAGGGATGGTGCCTGGAATGTTGGCTGCCCTTACAGAAGCTAATTTTGTAAATACTTGCATTGGATTAGAAGTAGAAGGAGATACAGCTACTGCTATTCGAGAGATTGATGGAGGAAAAGAAACTTCTACCACAAAACTACCACTTGTTGTTGGTGGTCAAAAAGGTTTGGTAGAGGAAAGTGATCTTCGTATTCCTAATATGAGAGGAATTATGATGGCACGTAAAAAGCCACTTACCGTTGTGGATGCGGTTGAAACTTCTCAGGAGACAAAAGCGGTTAAATTCGAAAAACCAGCTCCAAAAGGAGAGGTGACTTTAGTTTCTCCGGATAATGTAGGTCAGTTAGTAGAGTTATTACATAACGAAGCTAAAGCAATATAA